One window from the genome of Corvus moneduloides isolate bCorMon1 chromosome 9, bCorMon1.pri, whole genome shotgun sequence encodes:
- the ARTN gene encoding artemin isoform X2: protein MRGSGGPGDGPRRRHASMDQQQGPPEPRPAGPATHPQPKEGTLWGFFAILSLLAGLATGTLRTPHCNETLDAAPTPRSMATASLSVEDGVEAPLTAGWSQLYGDNATTGGPGTAELAEDLLLRAERSPPGASKAKKTVWKSSRGTRGRNCHIRNLMVKVRDLGLGFNSDEIVLFKYCSGSCHRARSNYDLTLGSLLRQQLIAPRPQERVLSHPCCRPTRYEAVSFMDVENTWQTVEKLSAAECSCIG from the exons atgcggggcagcggcggcccGGGGGATGGTCCCCGCCGCAGGCACG CTAGCATGGACCAGCAACAGGGGCCACCAGAGCCAAGGCCTGCAGGACCTGCCACGCACCCGCAGCCCAAG GAGGGGACACTGTGGGGATTCTTTGCCATCCTGtcactgctggctgggctggccaCAGGCACCCTGCGAACACCACACTGCAATGAGACGCTGGACGCAGCCCCCACACCACGGAGCATGGCCACTGCCAGCCTGTCTGTGGAGGATGGTGTGGAGGCACCACTCACCGCTGGCTGGAGCCAGCTGTACG GGGACAACGCGACAACAGGTGGCCCAGGCACCGCAGAGCTGGCGGAGGACCTGCTGCTGCGTGCTGAGCGCTCGCCGCCGGGGGCCAGCAAAGCCAAGAAGACGGTGTGGAAATCCTCACGGGGCACCCGTGGGCGCAACTGCCACATCCGCAACCTGATGGTGAAGGTGCGTGACCTGGGCCTGGGCTTCAACTCAGATGAGATCGTGCTCTTCAAGTACTGCAGCGGGTCCTGCCACCGGGCACGCAGCAACTATGACCTGACGCTGGGCAGCCTGCTGCGGCAGCAGCTCATCGCCCCGAGGCCACAGGAGCGGGTCCTCAGCCACCCCTGCTGCCGACCCACCCGCTATGAGGCTGTCTCCTTCATGGATGTGGAGAACACATGGCAAACAGTGGAGAAGCTCTCAGCAGCTGAGTGCAGCTGTATTGGTTGA
- the ARTN gene encoding artemin isoform X1 — protein sequence MLAQGRGGMCHLSASQIYTHPVWELTPTSALAASMDQQQGPPEPRPAGPATHPQPKEGTLWGFFAILSLLAGLATGTLRTPHCNETLDAAPTPRSMATASLSVEDGVEAPLTAGWSQLYGDNATTGGPGTAELAEDLLLRAERSPPGASKAKKTVWKSSRGTRGRNCHIRNLMVKVRDLGLGFNSDEIVLFKYCSGSCHRARSNYDLTLGSLLRQQLIAPRPQERVLSHPCCRPTRYEAVSFMDVENTWQTVEKLSAAECSCIG from the exons ATGcttgcccagggcaggggaggcaTGTGCCATCTCTCAGCCAGTCAGATCTATACCCACCCTGTGTGGGAACTGACCCCAACCTCTGCACTTGCAGCTAGCATGGACCAGCAACAGGGGCCACCAGAGCCAAGGCCTGCAGGACCTGCCACGCACCCGCAGCCCAAG GAGGGGACACTGTGGGGATTCTTTGCCATCCTGtcactgctggctgggctggccaCAGGCACCCTGCGAACACCACACTGCAATGAGACGCTGGACGCAGCCCCCACACCACGGAGCATGGCCACTGCCAGCCTGTCTGTGGAGGATGGTGTGGAGGCACCACTCACCGCTGGCTGGAGCCAGCTGTACG GGGACAACGCGACAACAGGTGGCCCAGGCACCGCAGAGCTGGCGGAGGACCTGCTGCTGCGTGCTGAGCGCTCGCCGCCGGGGGCCAGCAAAGCCAAGAAGACGGTGTGGAAATCCTCACGGGGCACCCGTGGGCGCAACTGCCACATCCGCAACCTGATGGTGAAGGTGCGTGACCTGGGCCTGGGCTTCAACTCAGATGAGATCGTGCTCTTCAAGTACTGCAGCGGGTCCTGCCACCGGGCACGCAGCAACTATGACCTGACGCTGGGCAGCCTGCTGCGGCAGCAGCTCATCGCCCCGAGGCCACAGGAGCGGGTCCTCAGCCACCCCTGCTGCCGACCCACCCGCTATGAGGCTGTCTCCTTCATGGATGTGGAGAACACATGGCAAACAGTGGAGAAGCTCTCAGCAGCTGAGTGCAGCTGTATTGGTTGA